The following coding sequences lie in one Montipora foliosa isolate CH-2021 chromosome 11, ASM3666993v2, whole genome shotgun sequence genomic window:
- the LOC137977039 gene encoding uncharacterized protein, translating to MPHFDGELRHYPQFKRDFNKQVMPQIRGRDAAYVLRSCLGKEPEGLVKSIDDDVQEMWRRLDEKYGDPAKIADVIIDGIRRFRTLKEGEDKRFIEFVTLVEDGYRDLTRLGLEAEITTTSSVSIIEKALSTDIRRKWAEMVSCHGSHIDKSKKFPSLLEFLQNQRSAIEYDSASLRTTTNNQHYRGTSHYTEGVEEVNKEPKPKCLIHEHGRHWTAECRIYLAKPIEEKKTIIKDKRACWSCLKIGHRQRTCKSRKDCGVGGCTRKHHPSIHETEETPQEVSASANVCHNTKIDTCLLQVQRVKTKRGEANIMWDNAASLCFITNTKAKQEKLKGSKVELSVIKVGAQSEKIKTNKYKVPLIDKQGHVIEFEAYGIERITSDIESVNIDDIVHLFKNVTKEEIERPSGPVDILIGYEYAAYHPEREQNIGHLVLLRNRFGRCIGGTHPLLKESHLYHDFINARVNTVVGKINIEDFYKIENLGVECKPKCGGCKCGKCSLGAKDCTIQEERELELIERNLNFNKEENRWVAEYPWIKDPQNLPDNRKVAFAKLITTEKRLRRNTEHAKVYDNQIKDMVTRGVARKLSKKELTLYKGPVHYIGHHEVLKPDSKSTPVRIVFNSSANYMGHILNEYWAKGPDLLNNLLGVLIRFRENKVAFIGDIKKMYHTVKMTELDQHTHRFLWRDMDSTREPDTYIMLRVSFGDKPSATIATVALRKTAEMSREKYPEAADIIQRNTYMDDIIESTDDRKQAIKLTQDIEKAIIKGGFEVKEWMFSSDTDRQEKTNIPIEEQTEKILGVKWSQSEDQLCFEVKVNFTTKRIHTSRSTSDIVPTQDPQQLTKRIILSQINSVYDPLGLAGPFTVRAKILLRRLWGTEPKLDWDDPIPEENQQNWSIFFNDLKDMNQIRFTRCLKPMDAIGDPILVVFSDASKDAYAACAYVRWQRKNNQFESNLILSKNRLAPIKKMSIDRIELCGAVLNKRLKVFIEKECRYRFEKIYHIVDSQIVHAMIQKSSYGFNTFAATRIGEIQEGTNPENWYWVESKYNIADCLTRGRKPDDIGLESTWQKGPDFLKQTEDKWPITRDYLEPKLSEVIRTTMVTKIEGPHDTLALRIDIAKYSSYGKLLRVTARILKFYSKFPKPSFKSATQELTPEDIKKSEIFWIKEIQQNMRNDIENGKYNRLCPITRKDGIYVVSSRTAKLQTNYGDNEVILLPYDHPFSHLYVAQTHARGHHGILTTASKVRTKYWIPKLLKLVKSIKFRCVICKKLAKKTSQQVMGQLPEDRLKPAPPWYSTGIDLFGPFKIRDEVKKRTFSKAYGVIFNCLGTRAVYLDLAADYSTDKFLMVLRRFVSLNGYPSKLLSDNGTQLIAASKELTAITKTWDWKKIKEYGVMKGLQWIFTPADAPWQNGVTEALIRSVKRAIEFSVGENALTFSELQTVLFEIANLLNERPIGRHPTSPEDGAYLCPNDLLLGRATSRIPNGPFDENANTQKRFTFVQTIVHTFWKKWNSNYFPSLILRQKWHTSHRNLKIGDVVMIQDSNLVRGNWKLGKVSNVYPGADGKVRRVDVQYKNLTVNEPMKQYQGKGYVTVQRPVQRLVLLIPIDENKINF from the coding sequence ATGCCGCACTTTGATGGAGAACTACGTCATTACCCTCAGTTTAAAAGAGATTTCAACAAACAAGTCATGCCACAAATTCGTGGAAGAGATGCCGCATATGTGCTACGCTCTTGTCTTGGAAAAGAACCCGAAGGCCTGGTAAAGAGCATAGACGACGATGTGCAAGAAATGTGGCGAAGACTGGACGAAAAGTATGGAGATCCAGCCAAAATTGCAGACGTTATCATTGACGGCATACGTAGATTCAGAACACTTAAGGAAGGAGAAGATAAACGTTTCATCGAATTCGTGACTCTTGTAGAAGACGGATACAGAGACCTCACAAGACTCGGTCTAGAAGCGGAAATTACAACAACGAGTTCGGTCAGTATTATAGAGAAAGCTTTATCAACAGACATCAGAAGAAAATGGGCGGAAATGGTTAGTTGTCACGGAAGTCACATCGACAAATCAAAAAAGTTCCCTAGTCTTCTTGAATTTCTGCAAAATCAAAGGAGTGCTATTGAATACGACAGTGCTTCTCTTCGGACGACGACCAACAATCAACATTACAGAGGCACATCGCACTATACAGAAGGCGTCGAGGAAGTAAACAAAGAACCCAAACCAAAATGTCTGATTCATGAACACGGAAGACATTGGACAGCAGAATGCAGAATTTATTTAGCCAAGCCAATAGAAGAGAAAAAGACGATCATCAAAGATAAACGAGCCTGTTGGTCGTGCCTAAAGATCGGTCATCGACAACGTACATGCAAATCAAGGAAAGACTGTGGTGTAGGCGGCTGCACAAGAAAGCACCATCCATCTATACACGAGACGGAAGAAACACCTCAGGAAGTCTCAGCCTCAGCAAACGTATGCCACAATACAAAAATTGACACCTGCCTGTTACAAGTACAAAGAGTTAAAACCAAAAGAGGAGAAGCTAATATAATGTGGGATAACGCCGCATCACTTTGTTTTATCACAAACACTAAAGCAAAGCAAGAGAAACTTAAAGGATCCAAAGTCGAACTTTCAGTCATCAAAGTTGGAGCACAGAGCGAGAAGATTAAGACCAACAAATACAAGGTACCTCTTATAGATAAGCAAGGTCACGTCATCGAATTCGAAGCTTACGGCATCGAAAGGATCACCTCAGACATTGAAAGTGTTAACATAGACGACATAGTACATCTTTTCAAGAACGTCACAAAGGAAGAAATCGAGCGACCCTCAGGACCTGTGGACATTTTAATCGGTTACGAATATGCAGCCTATCACCCGGAAAGAGAACAAAACATCGGTCATCTTGTGCTCTTAAGGAATCGTTTCGGGCGATGTATTGGAGGAACGCACCCGTTACTTAAAGAATCACATCTGTATCACGATTTCATCAATGCCAGAGTCAACACAGTTGTAGGCAAAATCAATATAGAAGACTTTTACAAAATTGAGAACCTTGGCGTAGAATGCAAACCGAAATGTGGAGGATGTAAATGTGGAAAATGTTCCTTAGGCGCGAAAGACtgcactattcaagaagagcgAGAGCTGGAACTAATCGAACGAAATCTAAACTTTAACAAAGAGGAAAATCGCTGGGTCGCTGAGTATCCCTGGATCAAGGATCCTCAGAATCTTCCTGACAACCGGAAGGTCGCTTTCGCGAAACTGATAACGACCGAGAAACGTCTAAGAAGGAACACCGAACACGCAAAAGTGTATGACAACCAGATAAAAGACATGGTAACTAGAGGAGTTGCAAGGAAACTCTCCAAAAAGGAACTAACACTCTACAAAGGACCGGTGCATTATATCGGACATCATGAAGTTCTCAAGCCTGATTCCAAATCTACCCCAGTGCGCATAGTGTTCAATAGCAGCGCCAATTACATGGGTCATATCTTGAATGAGTATTGGGCTAAAGGTCCTGACCTACTCAATAACTTATTGGGAGTCCTTATACGTTTCCGAGAGAATAAAGTAGCCTTCATTGGTGATATTAAAAAGATGTACCACACTGTGAAGATGACAGAGTTAGATCAGCACACCCACCGATTTCTGTGGAGGGATATGGATAGTACAAGAGAACCCGACACATACATAATGCTCAGAGTTTCATTCGGTGACAAGCCGTCAGCTACGATTGCAACCGTTGCTTTGAGAAAAACCGCAGAGATGTCAAGAGAGAAATACCCAGAAGCAGCAGATATAATACAAAGAAATACGTACATGGACGACATAATCGAAAGTACGGACGATCGCAAACAAGCTATTAAACTGACTCAAGATATCGAGAAGGCTATTATTAAAGGAGGATTTGAAGTCAAAGAGTGGATGTTCTCAAGCGATACTGAcagacaagaaaaaacaaatatacCGATCGAggaacaaacagaaaagatacttggagtTAAATGGAGTCAATCAGAAGATCAACTGTGTTTCGAAGTCAAGGTTAACTTTACTACCAAGCGAATACATACTTCAAGGTCTACGAGCGATATCGTTCCCACCCAAGATCCCCAACAGCTCACAAAGCGTATAATCTTGTCACAGATCAACAGCGTGTATGATCCCCTAGGGTTGGCAGGACCATTTACAGTAAGGGCCAAAATTCTTTTACGCCGTTTGTGGGGAACTGAACCGAAACTTGACTGGGACGACCCTATACCCGAGGAAAACCAACAGAATTGGTCTATTTTCTTCAACGATTTGAAAGACATGAATCAAATCAGATTTACGAGATGCCTTAAACCAATGGATGCTATTGGCGACCCCATTCTCGTTGTGTTTAGTGACGCATCCAAAGACGCATACGCTGCATGTGCATATGTACGGTGGCAAAGAAAGAATAACCAATTTGAGAGCAATTTAATACTGTCCAAAAATCGTCTTGCACCAATAAAAAAGATGTCCATTGACCGTATAGAACTGTGTGGAGCGGTACTGAACAAACGTCTAAAAGTGTTCATAGAAAAGGAATGTAGATATCGCTTTGAAAAGATCTACCACATCGTAGATTCTCAGATTGTACATGCCATGATACAGAAAAGCTCATACGGGTTCAACACGTTCGCCGCCACTAGAATAGGTGAAATACAGGAAGGAACAAACCCTGAAAACTGGTATTGGGTAGAGAGTAAATATAACATAGCTGACTGTTTGACAAGAGGCAGGAAGCCCGATGACATTGGACTTGAAAGCACATGGCAAAAGGGTCCCGATTTTCTTAAACAAACAGAAGACAAGTGGCCAATCACTCGTGATTACTTGGAGCCAAAACTATCCGAAGTAATCCGGACTACAATGGTAACGAAGATAGAAGGACCTCATGACACCCTAGCGTTACGAATTGACATCGCCAAATATTCGAGTTACGGCAAACTACTACGTGTCACTgcaagaattttgaaattttacagcAAATTTCCCAAACCGTCATTTAAAAGCGCAACGCAAGAACTGACACCTGAAGATATTAAAAAATCAGAGATTTTCTGGATCAAAGAGATTCAGCAGAACATGAGAAATGATATTGAAAATGGCAAGTACAACCGTTTGTGTCCTATCACACGCAAAGACGGCATCTATGTAGTAAGCAGTCGTACTGCAAAGTTACAAACAAATTACGGTGACAACGAAGTTATATTACTACCATATGATCATCCGTTCTCACATCTCTATGTAGCACAAACTCATGCAAGAGGACATCATGGCATTCTAACTACTGCCAGCAAAGTGCGCACCAAATACTGGATACCCAAACTCCTTAAGTTGGTAAAATCGATTAAGTTCAGATGCGTTATCTGCAAAAAACTTGCTAAGAAAACAAGTCAGCAAGTGATGGGCCAATTACCTGAAGACAGATTGAAGCCAGCACCGCCATGGTACAGTACAGGAATTGATCTTTTTGGTCCCTTTAAAATTCGGGACGAGGTAAAGAAGAGAACGTTCTCTAAAGCTTATGGAGTAATATTTAATTGTCTCGGAACAAGAGCTGTTTATCTGGATCTGGCAGCAGATTATAGTACAGACAAATTTCTGATGGTACTCAGAAGATTTGTGTCCCTAAACGGATATCCATCCAAGCTATTGTCTGACAACGGTACTCAACTAATTGCAGCAAGTAAGGAACTAACCGCTATAACAAAAACATGGGATTGGAAGAAAATTAAGGAATATGGCGTCATGAAAGGATTGCAATGGATCTTCACCCCAGCAGATGCCCCATGGCAAAATGGAGTAACTGAAGCTCTTATAAGATCGGTCAAGCGAGCAATTGAATTCTCGGTTGGTGAAAATGCTTTAACCTTCTCTGAATTGCAAACAGTTTTATTCGAGATTGCCAACTTGCTGAATGAAAGACCAATAGGGCGACACCCAACATCCCCTGAGGACGGAGCATATTTATGCCCAAATGACTTACTGTTAGGCAGAGCCACAAGCAGGATACCAAATGGCCCATTTGATGAAAACGCGAACACCCAAAAACGTTTCACGTTCGTCCAGACAATTGTTCATACATTCTGGAAAAAATGGAACTCGAACTACTTCCCAAGCTTGATATTAAGGCAAAAATGGCACACATCTCACCGAAATTTGAAAATCGGAGACGTAGTTATGATACAAGATTCCAACTTAGTGAGAGGAAACTGGAAGCTTGGAAAAGTGTCAAATGTTTACCCAGGTGCAGATGGGAAAGTGCGAAGAGTAGACGTGCAATACAAGAATCTCACCGTAAACGAACCTATGAAGCAATACCAAGGCAAAGGATATGTCACTGTTCAACGTCCTGTACAGAGACTTGTATTACTTATACCGattgatgaaaacaaaattaacttctAA